The following is a genomic window from Prevotella nigrescens.
AGAAAAAGGAAGTGTATTTTTGGTAAAAGCAAAAGACATAAATATAAAGTCGAGCACAATTGGTTTTTATAAAAACGAGGGCTTTGGACACGTTATTTATAATCCAGCTTTCTTGCAAAGTAGAGAGAAAGGACTTTCTATATACAATTTTAGTGAACAAAAACCAGAAACTGTTTCTATAAAAGCGTACAAAGATATAGATAATGAATTGATAGCTTTTTTAAAAAAGAAGAAAGAACAGGCTGTTAAACAAGGTGTAATTATTGAAGCTGTTAATCATTTTGTAGATGAATATGGAAAGCTTTTCCAAAAATCACAGTTTGCTTCACAATGGGGAAGTATAAGAAGTTTTGCAATGGTGTATTCTGAAGATAAAAAACTTAGAGAAGCGATAGAAGGTTTTCTAACTCATGGGGTAAAATCAGAAGATTGGAAAGAAAGAGGACGCCGCGATAAGCTTATAGGTTTCTTGGCAACTACAGAATTTGAGGGACATTTGCAAGAAGCAGTTATCAATTTGGCATCTGAAATGGCAAAAATTTGTAAGTCATAAAAATAAAAAAGATGGAAAATACATATAGATATAGACAAATAGCAAGAGTTACATTCGAAATAACTACTCCACTTGCTGTTGGTAGCGGAAATAAAGATATAACAACCGACTCAGTTGTTATGAAAGATGTAAACGAACTTCCTTATGTTCCAGGAACAACTTTGGCAGGTCTTATCCGCCATTCGTTGCCAGCCGACAAACAAAATACGTGGATGGGGTGGCAAAAAAAGAAAGAAGGACAGGGTTCTCGTTTAATAGTTTCGGAAGCAAAAATACTTTCGGCAGAAGGTAAACCTATTGACGGACTAAATAGTTGTGAAGACACGGTTACAAAATTGTGTAAAGAATTGCCAATTCGCCAACACGTTCGTATAAATCAACAAGGAACAGCCGTAAAGAATGGTAAGTTCGACGAAGAAATTGTACCAAAAGGATTGCGGTTTTGCTTTGAAATGGAAATAATGGACGATAAAGATTGTTCAGAAGATATGAATGCCATTTTAGCCATAATTCAAACAGACGATTTTCGTATAGGAAGTGGCACCCGAAGTGGTTTTGGACAAATTAAAGTTATCAGCATTTTGAGAAGAAGCTTAGATTTAAATGACCCTACCAATTTAGGACTTTATCTTGAAAAATCGTCTTCGTTAGCAAAACAATGGAAAGGTTTTGAATCGTTCCCAGTCGAAAGTCTCACATCTGCTAATTACGTTCGTTATGAATTAAGATTACAGCCTACAGATTTTATGTTGTTTGGCTCTGGATTTGGCGATGACCGTTCGGATATGACTTATGTTCGTGAGCCTATTATAGAATGGAAAGATGGTAAAGCTGTATGTGCAGAACGCGAAAAAATAATACTTATACCAGCAACTTCAGTAAAAGGTGCATTAGCACATCGTACAGCTTATCATTACAATAAATTAAACAATCGGTTTGCAGATACTAAAACAGTAGAAGAACTTGAAGAATATATAGGAAAAGGAAATGAAGCTGTAAAGGCTTTGTTTGGATCGGAAGGAAATAGTAAAGGCGAAGATAAACAACGTGGTGAAATACTTTTTTCTGACGTAATAATAAAGAACGAAGAGACTTTAAAAGGAAAAGTACTCAATCATGTAAAAATAGACCGTTTTACTGGCGGTGCTGTTGAAGGTGCATTATTTTCTGAAGAGGTTCTATATGTACCCAACCAAAATATAAATTTAGAGCTGCGATTCCATAAGTTTGAAACAGAAGATAAAAACATAATTCCAGCTTTCGAATCAGCTTTAAAAGATATATGTAAAGGTTATCTTCCACTTGGTGGAGGCGTAAACCGTGGAAATGGTACATTTAAAGGAAGTTTAATTAAAGAAGGAGAAACAATTTATGATAACGATAAATGAAATAGATTTCAGCTTACCTTACGAAGGATATTTATGGATAAGTAACGAAAATAATCCACATGTTTTCTGTTCAGAAACAAAAATAGATGCACAATTGTTTAAGAAGCTCAATCCTTTCATTGCCGAAGGGTATTTATATAATAAGGAGACAAGAAAGTCTATTAGCATAAAATATATAGATGGGCAATATCATATTTATGAAACAGAAGTAAAACCTACCGATATTAGCAATGAAGATGTAGATAAAATAGAATATCTAACCTTGCGAATGAGTAACCCTCCTACTTTATGGGCTAAATTTCTGCGTTATTGGCATGAGGTTGAAGATGCTAAATGCCTTGATATGAAAGTTCTTGAAGTAGAAAAAGAAGTATTTGTAGGATTTAGAACAAAGGATATCTGATAAAATGTTCTCTATAAAATACGATAGGAAAGAATATCTAAAAAGTCTTTTAAATCAATAACATTCAAAATATTCAAAGTAAAATGTACCGTATAGAATTTATAATAAGAAAATGAAAATTTATAATTATAATTTTTTGATTTTTAATTATAAATCATCTGCATTTTAATTAGAAATAAAACGACAGGAATAATAAAATAGGCGATAACGGTGCAATTTGGGAAATCTCCATAACTTTGAAGAGATTAAATAGTGGGATAAGCATATCTATCTTATTAATATTGAGAAGGAAATATCTGCGTATATTAAATATGTAGAATACCAATAATTTAAAATAAAGAAGATAAAATGAAGAAATATAAAATTCAACCAACGATAAGAGAACAATTCTATAATCCATATTGTTTTGTTCCATTAAGTAATAACGTGTTTAATTACACAGAAGAAGAGAAATATAAGTTTATGATAGCAAATGATGTTCCTTTTAAAAAAGGGATATCAGGAAAAATATACGCTACATTTATTGCAAAGTCTCCTTTCTGTGTAAAATCAAATGAAAAGGAAAATTGTAATATAAATGGGAAGTATATAATCCCATCTACTTCTATCAAAGGTATGATTCGTTCAGTTTTTGATATTATTACTTTATCGAATATAAGTCATTCAGCTGATAATTCGCGTTTTAGTATGAGAAATGTAAGGAGTGATGACTATGACTTAAAAAAAGAAGCCCCAAAGAGCGGCTTTTTAATTCTTTTAAGAGGAGATTACTTTATTATTCCTTGTAAAAGTGAAGCCGTTTTGTATGAAACTATAAACGAGGAAGAAGGTGTAGATGTTAAACATGGTAAGACAGTTGAAGAAAAATATAAACTAATTAGAAAGAAGTATAAATTTCAAACAGAAGATGATTTTTATCATTATTGGTTCTTTTCTGGCTTTATGAATAACAAGAAGCATGAGTATGATTTTAAAGTACCGAAGTCTATTACTCAAAAAGACCTTATACCACTTAATGAAAAGGAATTTAAAGAATTCCGTTTTATTTATGAAATAGAAAATAAGAATAAAAGTTGGGCTTTTTGGAAGAAAGAGATGCTTAGTTTCTCTTGTTTAGAAGAGTTGCAAGAAAAATCTTATAAAGGGCTTGCTCCTTGTTTTTACAGAGAACAAATTGATGAATTTGGAAATAGAAGTGTGAAAGATTTAGGTTTCTCTTATTTATATAGAATTCCTTATCAGAATACAATACACGATTGTTTGCCCAATTCATATAAACAAAATACTTTTGATATGTCGCAAGCTCTTTTTGGATTTGTATTGCCTAAATCTAAAAATAGAAAAGAAGAAAGTTTGCGTGGAAGAGTGCGATTTTCGAATGCCTTTATTAAAAATGCAGAACGCGAAGGAGAACATACATTTATTTTAGGTTCTCCCAAACCAACTTATTTCCCATTCTATTTACAAAATAATGGAAAATCTTTACAAACATATAAATCTGAAAATCCAATTATATCTGGTTGGAAGCGTTATTTGCTTCATTCCAAAGTGCAAAAAGGAGAAAAGCAAAATAAAGGTAGTGAGTCTTCATTTGTAGCATTAAAAGCAGGAGCAACTTTTACTACAGAGATATATGTTCATAATGTTCTACCTTACGAATTGGGAGCTTTGATAGCAGCCTTAACATTCTGTAATAAAAAAGAGTGTTTCCATTCTTTAGGTTATGCTAAGCCTTTTGGATATGGAAAAATGAAGTTGGAAGATGTAAAGTTAGCACTTACACCAAATAGTTCGGAAATTGAAGAACTTAGTTCTGATTTTTTGATGAAAGAATTCGAAAACAAAATACTTAGCAATACCCAAATGACACTTAATCAGTATCATAATTACTTATGGTCTCTATTTAAAATTGCTTCTGGTGATTATAACGACAAACCTATTCGCTATCCACGTTTAGATAATTACGATAAAATAGCACAAAGGAAAAAAAGTGAATTTGATATTATTAGCAATGAAAAGAAATCACTAACAGATTTCTCACCAATAACAAAATAAATATGAAGAAAGTATTAGTTTCAATATTAAGTGATCACCTTGTGCCGAATTATCTTTTTATTAAAGAAATGCGTGGACAGTATAATGAGTTGCTATTTATAGGAACACCTTATACAGAAAGTAAGGCGATAGCAACTCATTTGGAGAATGCTTTAGAAAATAGAAAGAGTAATATTAAAAAAGTTATATTAGAAAGTGATCAATATCAAGAAGGTGTACAGTCTCTTGAAAATATAAGTCTGCCTAACGATGTACAATATATTGTTAATCTTACAGGTGGAACAAAAATTATGTCGTTGATAGTTTACGATTTCTTTAGAAAGCTAAATAGTTCGTTCTATTATATTCCTATAGGTAAAAACACTTATTGCAATATTGAAGAAGAAAATATGCATGCTTTGCAATATCGTATATCGCTTAGAGAATATTTCACACTCTATGGACTCCATTATGAATGCGATAATGCATTATTAAAGGATGCGGAGACTACTTTTCAATTTTTCGAGAAGCAAAAGAAACGAAAGTTTTATCTTTCAGATGAAATAAAAAATTCACAAAAGGCTGAGACAGCAAAAGATAAGAAGTATTATGCAGGAGAATGGTTTGAAGAGTATACTTATTTGCGAATTAAAAAAGAACTGAATTTACGCGAACAAGATATAGCTATGTCGTTGAAAATATATAGAGAAGATGCTCAAAATAACGACAACGAAATAGATGTTGCCTTTATGTACGAGAATACTCTTTATATTATAGAGTGCAAAGTCAGTATGAATGGATTTAGTATGTTGGGTTATGGTAAAAAACCACAGCAAACAATAGAAGAGTTTCTTTATAAGTTAGCTGCTATAAGTAAAGATTTTGGACTTATAGTGCGTCCTTATATATTTACACTCCATAAAATGGAGAAGCTACCTGACGGCTCACTTAAAAGTCTTCAAAAGCGTATGCAAATTCTCGGTATTCGCAATATTATAGATGGCAAACAATTATCAAAACAAAAAATAGATTTCTAATATGGCACGAAAAATATTTATATCTGTACTGGGTACTGGGCTTTATGAACGTGGAATATATACTCAAGGAGAGTTTAAATCTACTGAAACGAGGTTTATACAACAGGCAACAATAGAATTGCTTGGGTGCAAAGAAACGTGGACTGAAGATGATAAAATATGTATTCTGCTTACTGAACAAACAAGAAAATTAAATTGGGACGTAACTGTACGTAAAGCTCGTTGTACTGGAGAGGAAATACCTTACGAGGGGTTAAAAGATATATTAAAAGAAATGCATTTGAAACCTGCCGTTCTTGATATTCCTATTCTTGATGGAAAGGACGAAAAGGAAATGTGGGATATTTTTCAGACGGTGTTCAATCTGTTGCAAGAAGACGATGAGCTATATTTCGATTTAACTCATAGTTTTAGATATTTACCTATGCTCATTCTTGTTCTTGGCAATTATGCTAAATTTCTAAAAAATGTGCAGATTGCTCATATTTCGTATGGAAATTATGAAGCACGAAACGAAAATAGCTCACCTATAGTAAATCTTCTTCCATTAGCAGTTCTTCAAGATTGGACATTTGCTGCTGCAGATTATCTTCATAATGGACAAAGTGAACAGTTGGTACAACTCACCAAAAATGCAATAAACCCAATTCTAAAGGCAACACTTGGAAAAGATGAAGACGCAAATAGCTTAAGGGAATTGTTTATTACGTTAGAAACAATAATAAGTAATATGCAAACTTGTAGAGGTTTGTCCATTACACAGGAAGAAGATGTTTTTAAATTGAAACAATCTATTGAAAGTAGTTCAGCAGATATTATTCCTCCACTTGTTCCTGTGATAAAAGAAATAGAAAAATCTTTTTCTAATTTTTCGGCTGATGCCAATATAATTAATGGTTTACATGCTGCAAAGTGGTGTTACAAAAACCGAATGTATCAACAGGCAATTACAATATTGCAAGAGACGATAGTAACAATGGTTTGCGAAAAAACTAATCTACCTATAGAGAACGATAAAACAAGAGGACTTGTAAATTCAGCTTTCTATATTGTTTTTAATAAGAAACAACATGATGAAGATAGTTGGAGTCTTAATTATGAAAGTAGAGATGAGTCTATAAAAATAGTAAGAGAATTAATTCAATTACCAATTATCAATGATCTTTCTAAAGTCTTTAGTGATGCAACTGAATTACGCAATGATTTTAATCATGCTGGATTTAGACCAAATCCTTCAAAGATTAATAAAATTAGGGATAATATAGGAAAATGTATTAACGAAGTGTTTAATTTATTAATACCCCAAAGCGATGTTCATTAACTTTTCTAACCATTCATTATCTACGTGGACTGAAAAGCAGATAAAGGCTGCAAAAGAATATGGAGAATTGGAAGAAATTGTTTTTCCAAATATAAATCCACAGTTTACAACTGAGCAAGTTCAGATGTTAGCAACAGATTATGTGGCTAAAATACTCACTCATTATTCAACCGAAAATCTCACAGTACACGTTATGGGCGAACTTACTTTTTGTTTTTCTGTTGTTCAACAACTTAAAGAAAAAGGTGTACGTTGTGTTGCTTCTACTACCGAACGTGTTGTGGAAGAAACGGACGATAACAAGAAAATTTCGAAATTCACCTTTGTTCAGTTCCGAGAATATTAACAATTGCTTGCAGATATTGATTGTAACACTCAATATCTACAACAAATAAACACTATTGCCTAATGGAATTAATTCTAAACACTTTTGGAGTTTCACTAAATCGCGATAACGAAGGTTTTGTTATTAATACTTCAGATGGGAAACAACGTATACCAGCTGTTGGAATAGATAGTATTCAAATAAGTCGAGGTGCACAAATAACGAGCGATGCTGTAATGTTGGCTATAGAACGCGAAATAGAAGTGTTGTTTATGGATCGTTCTGGAAATCCAATCGGACGTATTTGGAGTTCAAAATATGGTAGTATTTCTACTATTAGGAAAGGACAACTTAGTTTTGTTTACTCGCACAATGCCGTAGACTGGATAAAAAATGTGCTGCTTAAAAAAATAGAAAACCAACAAGCGCTAATGCTTCTTTTCAACAATAATGATAATCCGAACGTGTCTACCGAAAAGAATATTGCTCGGTTGGAAGATTATAGAAATAAGATACGTGCATTAGATGGAGATATTGTAAACGATATTGCGCCTATGCTTAGAGGTTGGGAAGGACAAGCCTCACGAATTTATTTTAGTACCATAAATTCGTTTCTTCCAGAACAATTCCGTTTTGAAAATAGAACACAACACCCAGCTCTTGATGTTACAAATGCTTTTTTAAATTATGGATATGGCATACTTTATGGGCGTATTGAAGGAACACTTATAAAGGCAGGAATAGATCCATATATTGGTATTTTGCATCGCGACGATTATAATCGTCCTGTCTTGGTTTACGACATTATAGAAATGTATCGTATTTGGGTAGATTATGTCGTTTACACGCTTCTTGCCCAGAAT
Proteins encoded in this region:
- a CDS encoding RAMP superfamily CRISPR-associated protein, which codes for MENTYRYRQIARVTFEITTPLAVGSGNKDITTDSVVMKDVNELPYVPGTTLAGLIRHSLPADKQNTWMGWQKKKEGQGSRLIVSEAKILSAEGKPIDGLNSCEDTVTKLCKELPIRQHVRINQQGTAVKNGKFDEEIVPKGLRFCFEMEIMDDKDCSEDMNAILAIIQTDDFRIGSGTRSGFGQIKVISILRRSLDLNDPTNLGLYLEKSSSLAKQWKGFESFPVESLTSANYVRYELRLQPTDFMLFGSGFGDDRSDMTYVREPIIEWKDGKAVCAEREKIILIPATSVKGALAHRTAYHYNKLNNRFADTKTVEELEEYIGKGNEAVKALFGSEGNSKGEDKQRGEILFSDVIIKNEETLKGKVLNHVKIDRFTGGAVEGALFSEEVLYVPNQNINLELRFHKFETEDKNIIPAFESALKDICKGYLPLGGGVNRGNGTFKGSLIKEGETIYDNDK
- a CDS encoding TIGR04423 family type III CRISPR-associated protein, with translation MITINEIDFSLPYEGYLWISNENNPHVFCSETKIDAQLFKKLNPFIAEGYLYNKETRKSISIKYIDGQYHIYETEVKPTDISNEDVDKIEYLTLRMSNPPTLWAKFLRYWHEVEDAKCLDMKVLEVEKEVFVGFRTKDI
- a CDS encoding TIGR03986 family CRISPR-associated RAMP protein, whose protein sequence is MKKYKIQPTIREQFYNPYCFVPLSNNVFNYTEEEKYKFMIANDVPFKKGISGKIYATFIAKSPFCVKSNEKENCNINGKYIIPSTSIKGMIRSVFDIITLSNISHSADNSRFSMRNVRSDDYDLKKEAPKSGFLILLRGDYFIIPCKSEAVLYETINEEEGVDVKHGKTVEEKYKLIRKKYKFQTEDDFYHYWFFSGFMNNKKHEYDFKVPKSITQKDLIPLNEKEFKEFRFIYEIENKNKSWAFWKKEMLSFSCLEELQEKSYKGLAPCFYREQIDEFGNRSVKDLGFSYLYRIPYQNTIHDCLPNSYKQNTFDMSQALFGFVLPKSKNRKEESLRGRVRFSNAFIKNAEREGEHTFILGSPKPTYFPFYLQNNGKSLQTYKSENPIISGWKRYLLHSKVQKGEKQNKGSESSFVALKAGATFTTEIYVHNVLPYELGALIAALTFCNKKECFHSLGYAKPFGYGKMKLEDVKLALTPNSSEIEELSSDFLMKEFENKILSNTQMTLNQYHNYLWSLFKIASGDYNDKPIRYPRLDNYDKIAQRKKSEFDIISNEKKSLTDFSPITK
- a CDS encoding Card1-like endonuclease domain-containing protein, encoding MKKVLVSILSDHLVPNYLFIKEMRGQYNELLFIGTPYTESKAIATHLENALENRKSNIKKVILESDQYQEGVQSLENISLPNDVQYIVNLTGGTKIMSLIVYDFFRKLNSSFYYIPIGKNTYCNIEEENMHALQYRISLREYFTLYGLHYECDNALLKDAETTFQFFEKQKKRKFYLSDEIKNSQKAETAKDKKYYAGEWFEEYTYLRIKKELNLREQDIAMSLKIYREDAQNNDNEIDVAFMYENTLYIIECKVSMNGFSMLGYGKKPQQTIEEFLYKLAAISKDFGLIVRPYIFTLHKMEKLPDGSLKSLQKRMQILGIRNIIDGKQLSKQKIDF
- the csx2 gene encoding TIGR02221 family CRISPR-associated protein; the encoded protein is MARKIFISVLGTGLYERGIYTQGEFKSTETRFIQQATIELLGCKETWTEDDKICILLTEQTRKLNWDVTVRKARCTGEEIPYEGLKDILKEMHLKPAVLDIPILDGKDEKEMWDIFQTVFNLLQEDDELYFDLTHSFRYLPMLILVLGNYAKFLKNVQIAHISYGNYEARNENSSPIVNLLPLAVLQDWTFAAADYLHNGQSEQLVQLTKNAINPILKATLGKDEDANSLRELFITLETIISNMQTCRGLSITQEEDVFKLKQSIESSSADIIPPLVPVIKEIEKSFSNFSADANIINGLHAAKWCYKNRMYQQAITILQETIVTMVCEKTNLPIENDKTRGLVNSAFYIVFNKKQHDEDSWSLNYESRDESIKIVRELIQLPIINDLSKVFSDATELRNDFNHAGFRPNPSKINKIRDNIGKCINEVFNLLIPQSDVH
- the cas1 gene encoding CRISPR-associated endonuclease Cas1, encoding MELILNTFGVSLNRDNEGFVINTSDGKQRIPAVGIDSIQISRGAQITSDAVMLAIEREIEVLFMDRSGNPIGRIWSSKYGSISTIRKGQLSFVYSHNAVDWIKNVLLKKIENQQALMLLFNNNDNPNVSTEKNIARLEDYRNKIRALDGDIVNDIAPMLRGWEGQASRIYFSTINSFLPEQFRFENRTQHPALDVTNAFLNYGYGILYGRIEGTLIKAGIDPYIGILHRDDYNRPVLVYDIIEMYRIWVDYVVYTLLAQNVITEEFYSVREDGSYWLEALGRRVLIQSLNDYMDEIITMKGVTRSRLTHLSFYIQSLAQKFKNEK